From a region of the Odoribacter splanchnicus DSM 20712 genome:
- a CDS encoding AAA family ATPase, producing MLVNFTFQNFRSFRDEKTLSMEAGSIKELKESVIQKESYRLLPTAVMYGANSSGKSNVLLALMTMRSVLLGSVRLNPTDELYFQPFKLDLTSANAPTSFEIQFLLDDVKYRYGFDYDKTHICKEWLYEKCAGQREFNLFLRVDNEFEVSKTRFPEGLGKEGATPSNRLFVSLVAQLNGAKSMRILDWFNNCNYLSGMDSQGYEGFTLQMFSNRLEGCKQALEFFHHAQLGFNELLVTEKSFSDESLSGKMQIPEALRSKLVEELKGKKIMEAKTTHNIYDEQGNVSGIGTFDKDEMESEGTKKVIEMSGPIFDTLRLGKVLIVDELDAKLHPLLTRSILQLFMNPETNPHGAQLIFATHDTNLLNLAYLRRDQIWFTEKDKTESSDLYSLLEFKDENGTKIRNDRSVQKDYINGRYGAIPFLN from the coding sequence ATGTTAGTAAACTTCACTTTCCAGAATTTTCGTTCATTCAGAGACGAAAAAACGCTCAGTATGGAAGCCGGTTCAATCAAGGAATTGAAAGAATCTGTTATCCAAAAGGAATCTTATCGCTTGCTGCCGACTGCCGTGATGTACGGTGCCAATTCGAGCGGAAAGAGCAATGTGCTGCTGGCCTTGATGACCATGAGAAGCGTCTTGTTGGGCAGTGTCCGTCTGAACCCTACCGATGAATTATATTTTCAGCCTTTCAAGTTGGATTTGACCTCGGCCAATGCTCCGACTTCTTTTGAAATCCAATTCCTGCTGGACGATGTAAAATATCGGTATGGATTTGATTATGACAAGACACATATTTGTAAGGAGTGGTTGTATGAGAAGTGTGCCGGACAACGTGAGTTCAACCTGTTTCTGCGTGTGGACAATGAATTTGAAGTATCCAAGACCCGTTTCCCAGAAGGACTGGGTAAAGAGGGAGCCACCCCCTCCAATCGTCTGTTCGTTTCATTGGTGGCTCAATTAAACGGTGCAAAATCCATGCGCATCTTGGACTGGTTCAATAATTGCAATTACCTTTCAGGAATGGACAGCCAAGGATATGAAGGTTTCACTCTCCAAATGTTCAGCAACCGTTTGGAGGGATGCAAGCAGGCTTTGGAATTTTTCCATCATGCCCAACTCGGTTTTAACGAGCTGTTGGTTACTGAAAAGTCATTCTCTGATGAGAGTCTTTCCGGTAAGATGCAAATTCCTGAAGCGTTGCGTTCCAAGTTGGTGGAAGAACTGAAGGGTAAAAAGATAATGGAAGCCAAGACTACCCATAACATCTATGATGAACAAGGCAATGTAAGCGGAATCGGTACGTTTGACAAGGACGAGATGGAATCGGAAGGCACGAAAAAGGTTATCGAAATGTCCGGTCCCATTTTTGACACGCTCAGATTAGGCAAAGTGCTGATTGTCGATGAACTGGATGCCAAATTACATCCCCTTCTCACCCGTAGCATCCTTCAACTGTTTATGAACCCTGAGACTAACCCCCACGGTGCCCAGCTCATTTTTGCCACCCACGATACCAACCTGCTCAATCTTGCTTACCTGCGTCGTGATCAGATTTGGTTTACCGAGAAAGACAAGACTGAATCGTCCGACCTTTATTCCTTGCTTGAGTTCAAGGACGAAAACGGTACGAAAATCCGAAATGACCGAAGTGTGCAAAAGGATTATATCAACGGACGTTATGGAGCTATCCCTTTCCTGAATTAA
- a CDS encoding RloB family protein, whose translation MGLLPKYKIEELKREKREAKAAKKRKENTRSKIVRFLIVCEGSRTEPNYFQALVRDRYSEVRDEKIVGEGKSTCALVKRTLQIKDELERKRQLPFDRVWVVFDKDDFTDFNEAIKLAASYSFQSAWTNEAFELWYFLHFQYLDAGISRHDYIEKLQSEIRKHPGYENYEYKKNDASVYKMLTTIGNEDLAKRYAERLRSFFEGDEDYKEHKPCTTVDLLVMELENPEKLL comes from the coding sequence ATGGGATTATTACCGAAATATAAGATTGAAGAACTCAAACGTGAGAAACGGGAAGCCAAGGCAGCCAAGAAACGTAAGGAAAACACCCGTTCAAAAATTGTACGTTTCTTGATTGTCTGTGAAGGCTCACGTACCGAACCCAACTATTTTCAGGCATTGGTCAGAGACCGGTATTCGGAAGTCCGGGATGAAAAAATAGTAGGTGAAGGCAAATCGACCTGTGCACTCGTAAAACGGACACTCCAAATCAAGGATGAACTGGAGCGCAAGCGTCAATTGCCATTCGACCGTGTCTGGGTGGTTTTTGACAAGGATGATTTTACGGACTTCAATGAAGCCATCAAGTTGGCCGCATCCTATTCGTTTCAAAGCGCATGGACGAATGAAGCTTTTGAACTTTGGTATTTCCTACATTTCCAATATCTGGATGCAGGCATCAGCCGACATGACTACATTGAAAAATTGCAAAGTGAAATACGGAAGCATCCCGGATATGAAAACTATGAATACAAGAAGAATGACGCATCTGTCTATAAGATGCTGACAACTATCGGTAATGAAGATTTGGCCAAGCGGTATGCAGAACGGCTTCGCTCCTTCTTTGAAGGTGATGAAGACTATAAGGAACATAAGCCATGCACAACAGTTGATTTGCTTGTAATGGAATTGGAAAATCCGGAAAAGCTCCTGTAA
- a CDS encoding DUF2284 domain-containing protein, whose protein sequence is MSIYTVENFTSDITVEGYIAEFRDEPHFLELCKQCTNYGKSWGCPPFDFDTESFLRQYKYAHLMATKIIPEDKDIPIEYTQKLILPERIRIESELLDMERKYGGRSFAYIGKCLHCSDNECTRNCGTPCRHPEKVRPSLEAFGFDIAKTLSELFNIELLWGKDGKLPEYLVLVSGFFHNEYELCNIAY, encoded by the coding sequence ATGAGTATATACACTGTAGAAAATTTTACTTCAGACATCACTGTTGAAGGATATATCGCCGAATTCCGTGACGAACCACATTTTCTTGAACTTTGCAAACAATGTACCAATTACGGTAAAAGTTGGGGGTGTCCTCCATTTGATTTTGATACGGAATCGTTTCTCCGACAATACAAGTATGCACATCTTATGGCAACGAAGATAATCCCTGAAGACAAAGATATTCCGATTGAATATACACAAAAACTCATTTTACCGGAACGGATACGAATCGAGAGCGAATTATTGGATATGGAACGGAAATATGGAGGGCGTTCATTTGCCTATATAGGTAAATGTCTTCACTGCTCAGATAACGAGTGTACGCGTAACTGCGGCACACCATGCCGACACCCGGAAAAAGTGCGTCCGTCACTCGAAGCCTTCGGATTTGACATAGCCAAAACGCTTTCTGAACTTTTTAACATCGAACTTCTTTGGGGAAAGGATGGCAAATTACCTGAATATCTTGTTCTCGTAAGCGGATTTTTTCATAATGAATACGAACTTTGCAACATAGCATACTAA
- a CDS encoding ABC transporter ATP-binding protein: protein MIELQHFSIGYKENSLLHEVNATIKKGQLTALIGRNGTGKSTLLRAIAGLNRCYSGKIILDGHDIACMKTEDMAKTLAVVTTERTRIANLRCKDVVAIGRAPYTNWIGRMQETDKEIVMQSLISVGMEAYANRTMDKMSDGECQRVMIARALAQDTPIILLDEPTSFLDMPNRYELVALLRRLVHDEKKCIMFSTHELDIALSMCDSIALLDTPNLSCLTASEMQKSGYIDRLFQNENIRFDSLCGTMILKQ, encoded by the coding sequence ATGATAGAATTACAGCATTTTTCCATAGGTTACAAAGAAAACTCGTTGCTCCACGAGGTAAATGCCACGATAAAAAAAGGTCAACTGACAGCCCTTATCGGAAGAAACGGGACAGGAAAATCGACGTTGCTCCGCGCCATAGCCGGTCTGAACCGGTGTTATTCCGGAAAAATCATTCTCGACGGGCACGACATCGCCTGCATGAAAACCGAAGATATGGCAAAAACGCTGGCTGTCGTCACGACCGAGCGCACGCGCATCGCCAACCTGCGGTGCAAGGATGTCGTAGCCATAGGCCGTGCTCCTTATACCAACTGGATAGGTAGGATGCAAGAAACAGATAAGGAGATAGTCATGCAATCGCTCATTTCGGTGGGAATGGAGGCTTATGCAAACCGCACGATGGATAAAATGTCGGATGGCGAATGCCAGCGTGTGATGATTGCTCGTGCATTGGCACAGGATACTCCTATCATTCTCCTTGATGAACCGACTTCCTTTCTTGACATGCCTAATCGCTACGAACTTGTGGCGTTGCTTCGTAGGCTTGTCCACGACGAGAAAAAATGTATCATGTTCTCGACACATGAACTTGACATCGCGTTGTCCATGTGCGATTCGATAGCATTGTTAGATACCCCGAATTTAAGTTGCTTGACCGCGTCTGAAATGCAGAAAAGCGGATACATTGACAGACTTTTCCAAAATGAAAACATCCGTTTCGACTCCTTATGCGGTACAATGATTTTGAAACAATGA
- a CDS encoding FecCD family ABC transporter permease, with protein sequence MRSRSTILFSILITLTVGLFLLDLAVGAVNIPIRDVWAALTGGNCSRATEKIVLNIRLIKAIVALLAGAALSVSGLQMQTLFRNPLAGPYVLGISSGASLGVALVVLAGIGSSIGIAGAAWVGAAVVLLVITAVGQRIKDIMVILILGMMFSSGVGAVVQILQYLSKEESLKAFVIWTMGALGDVTSGQLLILVPSVFAGLLLAVLTIKPLNLLLFGEEYAVTMGLNIRRSRSLLFLSTTLLAGTITAFCGPIGFIGLAMPHVTRMLFQNSDHHVLLPGTILSGASILLLCDIISKIFTLPINAITALLGIPIVVWVVLRNKSITA encoded by the coding sequence ATGCGTTCCCGTTCGACTATATTATTCTCCATATTGATTACGCTCACGGTCGGTCTTTTTTTACTGGACTTGGCCGTGGGAGCTGTCAACATTCCGATCCGCGATGTATGGGCAGCACTGACCGGGGGAAATTGTTCCCGTGCCACGGAAAAAATCGTACTCAACATACGCCTCATAAAAGCTATAGTGGCACTGTTGGCCGGGGCTGCCTTATCGGTCAGCGGTCTTCAGATGCAGACCCTCTTCCGTAATCCTCTTGCCGGTCCCTATGTCCTTGGCATCAGTTCCGGTGCAAGTCTCGGTGTGGCACTTGTGGTACTTGCCGGGATCGGTTCATCAATAGGCATTGCCGGAGCAGCGTGGGTGGGTGCGGCTGTCGTGTTGCTCGTGATAACTGCCGTCGGACAGCGAATAAAAGACATCATGGTAATCCTGATTCTGGGCATGATGTTCTCATCGGGCGTAGGTGCTGTCGTGCAGATATTGCAGTACCTCAGCAAAGAGGAATCGCTGAAAGCCTTTGTCATTTGGACGATGGGGGCTTTGGGTGACGTCACCTCCGGACAACTTCTGATTCTTGTTCCATCGGTGTTTGCCGGACTGCTGTTGGCGGTACTGACCATCAAACCGCTTAACCTCCTGCTGTTCGGAGAGGAATATGCCGTAACAATGGGACTGAATATTCGGCGTTCACGCAGCCTGTTGTTTCTCTCGACAACGCTGCTCGCCGGAACGATAACCGCTTTTTGCGGTCCGATAGGTTTCATAGGTCTCGCTATGCCTCATGTCACAAGAATGCTTTTCCAAAATAGCGATCATCATGTCCTTCTGCCCGGAACAATTCTTTCGGGAGCATCGATATTGCTTCTTTGCGACATCATTTCTAAAATATTCACCTTGCCGATCAACGCCATTACAGCTCTATTGGGAATCCCAATCGTCGTATGGGTGGTTTTACGCAACAAATCCATCACCGCATGA
- a CDS encoding ABC transporter substrate-binding protein, whose product MNALKNLSLILLLSLAFTGCHNKSSKINDFNLLLYAPEYASGFDIKGAGGKESVLITVRNPWQGADSVTTWLFIVRNGEEVPEGFAGQVLKGDAKRIVAMSSTHIAMLDAIGEVRCITGVSGIDYISNPDIQARRDSIGDVGYEGNINYELLLSLDPDLVLLYGVNGASAMESKLEELDIPFMYVGDYLEESPLGKAEWMVVLSEVTGKREKGEKAFAAIPVRYNALKKKVADSTLGTPSVMLNVPYGDSWFMPSTQSYAARLITDAGGRYIYQKNTGNASIPIDLEEAYLLASDADMWLNVGMANSLDDLKASCPKFTDTRCFKNGEVYNNNARTNTAGGNDYYESAVVNPDIVLRDLVKIFHPELVQEECVYYKQLK is encoded by the coding sequence ATGAACGCATTAAAGAATTTAAGCCTGATTTTGTTGCTTTCTCTGGCATTTACAGGCTGCCACAACAAAAGCTCAAAAATCAATGATTTCAACCTGCTGCTTTATGCTCCCGAATATGCCTCCGGCTTCGACATCAAAGGGGCGGGCGGGAAGGAAAGCGTACTGATAACCGTCAGGAATCCCTGGCAGGGAGCGGACAGTGTAACCACATGGCTGTTTATCGTCCGCAACGGTGAAGAGGTTCCCGAAGGGTTTGCAGGACAGGTACTCAAAGGAGACGCCAAACGCATCGTGGCGATGTCTTCCACTCATATCGCCATGCTTGACGCAATCGGTGAAGTCCGGTGTATAACCGGCGTTTCGGGAATCGACTACATTTCCAACCCAGACATCCAAGCCCGCCGCGACAGTATTGGCGATGTCGGCTATGAAGGGAACATCAACTACGAGTTGCTGCTCTCGCTCGATCCCGACCTCGTTCTGCTCTATGGGGTGAACGGCGCAAGCGCAATGGAAAGCAAACTCGAAGAACTCGACATACCGTTCATGTATGTCGGCGATTATCTTGAAGAGTCGCCTCTCGGCAAGGCCGAATGGATGGTAGTGCTTTCAGAAGTCACAGGAAAACGTGAGAAGGGTGAAAAAGCCTTTGCCGCAATCCCGGTCAGATACAACGCCTTGAAAAAGAAAGTGGCCGACAGTACCCTCGGCACTCCTTCGGTTATGCTTAATGTTCCCTATGGCGACTCGTGGTTCATGCCTTCAACCCAAAGTTATGCAGCCCGCTTGATTACTGATGCGGGAGGCCGCTATATCTACCAGAAGAACACGGGAAACGCTTCTATCCCCATTGACTTAGAAGAAGCATATCTGCTCGCGTCGGATGCGGACATGTGGCTGAACGTGGGAATGGCGAACTCCCTTGACGACTTGAAGGCATCATGTCCGAAATTCACCGATACCCGATGTTTCAAAAATGGAGAGGTGTATAACAACAACGCCCGTACCAACACAGCCGGGGGTAACGACTATTACGAGTCTGCCGTCGTGAATCCTGACATCGTGCTCCGCGACCTCGTGAAGATATTCCATCCTGAACTGGTGCAGGAAGAGTGTGTGTATTACAAGCAACTGAAATAG
- a CDS encoding TonB-dependent receptor plug domain-containing protein, with the protein MKRHLILLFVGVSLPFLLAAQQKNSVSITKRVLRLPEVTVVGKRPMKDIGVQRTRFDSIAMKENIALSMADVLTFNSSVFVKNYGRATLSTVAFRGTSPSHTQVTWNGMRINNPMLGMTDFSTIPSYFIDDASLLHGTSSVNETGGGLGGLVRLSTSPANHEGFGLQYVQGVGSFSTFDEFLRLTYGDKHWQSSTRVVYSSSPNDYKYRNRDKKENIYDEDKNIIGSYYPTERNRSGAYKDLHVLQEIYYNTGEGDKFGLNAWYINSNRELAMLSTDYGNDMDFENRQREQTFRGVLSWDRVREKWKVGVKGGYIHTWMAYDYKRDKGNGEMASMTRSRSKINTFYGSADGDYAPSEKWLFTAGVSVHQHLVESADKNIISQEGNKAVVGYDKGRVEFSGSVSAKWRPVDRFAASLVLREDMFGTEWAPVIPAFFIDGVLSKKGNIVAKASISRNYRFPTLNDLYFLPGGNPDLKSEHGFTYDVGLSFSVGKENVYALSGGINWFDSHIDDWIIWLPTTKGFFSPRNLKKVHAYGAETNAHLDIMLGKDWKLDMNGTFSWTPSINESEPMSPADQSVGKQLPYVPEFSATVTGRLSWRTWSLLYKWCYYSQRYTMSSNDYTLTGYLPPYFMNNVTLEKQLSFRWADLSLKGSINNLFDEEYLSVLSRPMPGINFEIFIGITPKFGKNKNSKR; encoded by the coding sequence ATGAAAAGACATCTTATTCTATTGTTCGTGGGGGTAAGCCTGCCCTTTCTGCTTGCCGCCCAGCAGAAAAATTCCGTCAGCATTACCAAAAGGGTACTACGTCTTCCGGAGGTTACGGTGGTGGGCAAACGACCTATGAAGGATATAGGCGTGCAACGAACCCGTTTCGATTCCATCGCCATGAAAGAGAACATCGCCTTGTCTATGGCCGATGTGCTGACATTCAACTCATCCGTTTTTGTCAAGAACTACGGACGCGCCACGTTATCCACCGTGGCTTTCCGGGGTACCTCTCCCTCGCATACCCAAGTGACGTGGAATGGTATGCGCATTAACAACCCGATGCTGGGCATGACGGATTTTTCCACCATCCCTTCTTACTTTATCGATGATGCCTCGCTGCTGCACGGAACGTCATCGGTAAACGAAACGGGCGGCGGCTTGGGTGGTCTGGTCAGGCTCTCCACTTCTCCGGCCAACCATGAAGGGTTCGGGTTGCAGTACGTGCAGGGAGTGGGGTCGTTCAGCACGTTCGACGAGTTTCTCCGCCTGACCTACGGTGACAAACACTGGCAGTCCTCCACCCGTGTGGTGTATTCCTCTTCCCCCAACGACTACAAATACCGAAACCGGGACAAGAAGGAAAACATCTATGACGAGGACAAGAACATCATCGGTTCCTATTACCCGACGGAACGCAACCGCAGCGGGGCTTATAAGGATCTGCACGTCTTGCAGGAAATTTATTATAACACGGGCGAAGGCGACAAGTTCGGGCTAAACGCCTGGTATATCAATTCCAACCGGGAACTGGCGATGCTCAGCACGGATTACGGGAACGACATGGACTTCGAGAACCGCCAAAGGGAGCAGACGTTTCGCGGCGTCCTCTCGTGGGATCGCGTGCGGGAGAAATGGAAGGTCGGTGTAAAAGGCGGCTATATACACACATGGATGGCCTATGATTACAAGCGGGACAAGGGAAACGGCGAAATGGCTTCGATGACCCGCTCACGCAGTAAGATTAACACGTTCTACGGAAGTGCGGACGGGGATTATGCTCCTTCAGAGAAATGGCTGTTCACGGCCGGTGTTTCCGTACACCAGCATTTGGTGGAAAGCGCGGACAAAAATATCATCTCGCAGGAAGGTAACAAGGCTGTTGTCGGGTATGACAAGGGACGTGTCGAGTTTTCCGGTTCCGTTTCTGCGAAATGGCGGCCTGTCGATCGTTTTGCCGCCTCGCTTGTCCTTCGCGAGGATATGTTCGGTACGGAATGGGCCCCGGTTATCCCGGCTTTCTTCATCGACGGGGTACTGTCGAAAAAAGGCAATATCGTGGCGAAAGCATCCATCTCCCGGAACTACCGTTTTCCCACGCTGAACGACCTCTATTTTCTGCCGGGCGGTAATCCCGACCTGAAAAGCGAGCACGGCTTCACATACGACGTGGGGTTGTCGTTCTCGGTGGGGAAAGAAAATGTATATGCTTTGAGCGGTGGTATCAACTGGTTCGATTCGCACATCGACGACTGGATCATCTGGCTACCCACAACCAAGGGATTCTTCTCCCCCAGAAACCTCAAAAAGGTACATGCTTACGGGGCAGAGACCAACGCCCACCTTGATATAATGCTCGGAAAGGACTGGAAACTGGATATGAACGGAACTTTCTCGTGGACTCCCTCGATCAACGAGAGCGAACCGATGAGTCCGGCAGACCAATCCGTCGGCAAACAGTTGCCATACGTGCCGGAGTTTTCCGCAACGGTGACCGGACGTCTGTCATGGCGGACATGGAGCCTGCTTTACAAATGGTGTTATTACAGCCAGCGTTATACCATGTCGAGTAATGACTATACCCTGACGGGCTATCTGCCCCCTTACTTCATGAATAACGTGACACTGGAAAAACAGCTCTCTTTCCGATGGGCCGATCTGTCGCTAAAGGGCAGCATCAACAACCTGTTCGATGAAGAATACCTTTCCGTATTGTCCCGTCCCATGCCGGGCATCAATTTCGAGATATTCATCGGCATAACACCCAAGTTCGGAAAAAACAAAAATAGTAAACGATAA
- a CDS encoding YncE family protein produces the protein MIRVLFFIRMTMSRTIQRICLFLFCLPVFGSCMKWDYGEMEDFSVSASGLFITNEGNFQYSNATLSYYDPATCEVENEVFYRANGFKLGDVAQSMVIRDGIGWIVVNNSHVIFAIDINTFKEVGRITGFTSPRYIHFLSDEKAYVTQIWDYRIFIINPKTYEITGYIECPDMDMESGSTEQMVQYGKYVYVNCWSYQNRILKIDTETDKVVDELTIGIQPTSLVMDKYNKMWTITDGGYEGSPYGYEAPSLYRIDAETFTVEKQFKFKLGDWPSEVQLNGTRDTLYWINNDIWRMPVEADRVPVRPFLEFRDTKYYGLTVNPNNGEVYVADAIDYQQQGIVYRYSPQGKLIDEFYVGIIPGAFCWK, from the coding sequence ATGATTCGGGTACTCTTTTTTATCCGAATGACAATGAGCAGAACAATACAACGGATTTGCCTTTTTCTTTTCTGCCTGCCAGTTTTCGGCAGTTGCATGAAATGGGATTACGGAGAGATGGAAGATTTCTCTGTATCGGCCTCTGGTCTTTTCATTACCAACGAGGGGAATTTCCAGTACAGCAATGCCACGCTTTCCTACTACGATCCCGCCACGTGCGAAGTGGAGAATGAAGTGTTTTACCGTGCCAACGGGTTCAAGTTGGGCGATGTGGCCCAGTCTATGGTTATCCGGGACGGTATAGGCTGGATCGTGGTGAACAACTCGCATGTGATTTTCGCCATCGACATCAATACTTTCAAGGAAGTGGGCCGTATCACAGGTTTCACCTCACCCCGGTATATCCATTTTCTGTCGGATGAGAAAGCCTATGTGACGCAGATATGGGACTACCGTATCTTCATCATCAACCCCAAGACATACGAGATTACCGGCTATATCGAATGTCCAGACATGGACATGGAATCGGGTTCCACCGAACAAATGGTACAATACGGCAAGTACGTCTATGTGAACTGCTGGTCGTACCAGAACCGCATCCTGAAAATCGACACGGAGACGGACAAGGTCGTGGACGAACTGACCATCGGCATACAACCTACTTCGCTGGTCATGGACAAATACAACAAGATGTGGACCATCACGGATGGCGGTTACGAGGGCAGCCCATACGGTTACGAGGCACCGTCTCTCTATCGTATAGACGCCGAGACTTTCACCGTAGAGAAACAGTTCAAGTTTAAGCTGGGCGACTGGCCTTCGGAAGTCCAGCTCAACGGTACACGGGATACACTTTACTGGATCAACAACGATATTTGGCGAATGCCGGTGGAAGCCGACCGTGTTCCCGTCCGGCCTTTTCTGGAGTTTCGGGACACCAAATACTACGGCCTTACGGTCAATCCCAACAACGGGGAGGTATATGTGGCCGACGCTATTGATTACCAGCAACAAGGTATCGTGTATCGCTATTCGCCGCAAGGCAAGCTGATCGATGAATTTTACGTGGGAATCATTCCGGGAGCTTTCTGCTGGAAATAA
- a CDS encoding receptor L domain-containing protein yields the protein MKIYFLPMLLSLFFLGACDKNDEIIPEDADENFITSVVMTVDGKSYTADITDNTVTITVPYTVSLNNAEVEFKYTTSATIIPALETVTDWDNERTFRVTSYNGDAREYTYKVVKSEIESDGDVELKTTEEVASFAATKTTVVKGNLIIGSDAEEAEKITDISALASLKEVTGNIVIRNSYNGADLTGLDNIVSAGGLQVGSTDVASKATELHMISMKALETLSGDISVYNDQVTYVLFEKLATIEGSVMFNASSLQSFEFPVLTTVGQDLNLQGLNEENTAAGSIASLEIPELTSVGGVLSVNNLAKLTSMSFLKLKETGGLDFHTVPVMLETINLPEIETVNGSIIMEANMEAPPTGSFVPQRNDVLQAFGGMDKLTTIKGQIKIKNFTALKQLPDWSKITTLGSITLDYLEDVSGTLLLPNARFETFGETAPQIEIINKVQLSKIETAEDLSNVNFVITSLTNNKFPEITFKNIKDFTCKPTTNNIDYTISTIQHVYGNLNVTGQMRSNAKFPDLEIIDGYGYIQIPMFASITMPVLKEVGGQFYLSGNFTSCNLPLLSKVCCSASPVYYKEGGGSLAISLQSKSLDIPELLHVGGEGLFVNKATGITCDKLQTIDGTLQIKSATSLSQETLSMEKLETLHGVVFDGLTKFTDYTFFGKFIENGMITGESWSVTKCGYNPTFQNMKDKQYTQQD from the coding sequence ATGAAAATTTATTTTCTTCCCATGCTCCTATCCTTGTTCTTTTTGGGAGCGTGTGACAAAAACGATGAAATTATACCTGAAGATGCAGATGAAAATTTCATCACATCGGTCGTGATGACCGTGGACGGGAAATCGTACACGGCCGACATTACGGACAATACAGTAACAATAACCGTTCCCTATACGGTATCGCTGAACAACGCCGAAGTGGAATTCAAGTACACAACTTCTGCAACAATCATACCTGCTCTTGAAACGGTAACGGACTGGGATAACGAACGAACCTTCCGGGTGACATCCTATAACGGAGATGCCCGCGAATATACCTATAAGGTCGTGAAAAGCGAGATAGAATCTGACGGAGATGTGGAGTTGAAGACCACCGAGGAGGTAGCTTCTTTTGCCGCAACCAAAACAACCGTTGTCAAAGGGAACCTGATTATCGGCTCTGATGCGGAAGAGGCAGAAAAAATCACTGACATATCTGCATTGGCATCTTTGAAAGAGGTTACTGGCAACATTGTCATTCGTAACAGTTACAACGGTGCAGACTTGACAGGGTTGGATAATATCGTTTCTGCCGGAGGTTTACAGGTAGGTTCGACCGATGTCGCCTCGAAAGCTACGGAACTTCACATGATTTCCATGAAAGCATTGGAAACGCTCTCCGGAGACATATCGGTATATAACGACCAAGTGACGTATGTCCTATTCGAGAAACTGGCAACTATTGAAGGAAGCGTGATGTTCAATGCGTCGTCGTTACAGAGTTTTGAGTTTCCGGTTCTGACTACTGTAGGTCAGGATCTGAATCTTCAAGGACTCAATGAAGAGAACACAGCAGCCGGTTCGATTGCGTCTTTGGAAATACCGGAACTGACAAGTGTCGGAGGGGTCTTGTCCGTAAACAATCTTGCCAAGCTGACTTCCATGAGCTTCCTTAAGCTGAAAGAGACCGGTGGCCTTGATTTCCATACCGTCCCCGTGATGTTGGAAACCATCAACCTTCCGGAAATCGAAACAGTAAACGGAAGTATTATTATGGAAGCCAATATGGAAGCTCCTCCTACCGGTAGTTTTGTTCCCCAACGAAATGACGTGCTTCAGGCTTTCGGTGGAATGGACAAACTGACAACGATAAAGGGACAGATAAAGATAAAGAATTTCACGGCACTCAAACAACTTCCCGACTGGAGCAAGATCACCACACTTGGAAGCATCACGCTGGATTATCTTGAAGATGTGAGCGGAACACTGCTGTTGCCGAACGCCCGATTTGAAACCTTCGGAGAAACAGCGCCCCAGATTGAAATTATAAACAAGGTGCAGCTCTCCAAAATTGAAACAGCCGAAGATTTGTCAAATGTAAATTTTGTCATCACCAGTCTCACGAATAATAAGTTCCCTGAAATCACGTTCAAGAATATCAAAGACTTCACTTGTAAGCCAACCACCAACAATATCGATTATACCATATCGACAATTCAACATGTATATGGAAATCTAAATGTGACAGGCCAAATGCGAAGCAATGCCAAATTTCCCGACTTGGAAATCATAGATGGATATGGATATATCCAAATACCCATGTTTGCTTCAATCACAATGCCAGTCTTGAAAGAAGTGGGAGGACAGTTCTATTTATCTGGAAATTTTACCAGTTGTAACTTGCCCTTACTATCCAAAGTTTGTTGTTCAGCTTCTCCTGTATATTATAAAGAGGGAGGGGGTTCGTTAGCAATATCTTTACAAAGTAAATCGCTGGATATTCCGGAATTGCTTCACGTAGGAGGTGAAGGGTTGTTCGTTAATAAAGCAACAGGCATTACTTGTGATAAATTACAGACTATAGATGGTACGCTACAGATAAAAAGTGCGACTTCTCTTTCTCAGGAAACACTTTCCATGGAGAAGTTGGAGACCTTGCATGGGGTTGTTTTTGACGGTTTGACGAAATTTACCGACTACACTTTCTTCGGCAAGTTTATAGAAAACGGAATGATTACGGGGGAAAGTTGGAGCGTGACGAAATGTGGGTATAACCCAACCTTCCAAAATATGAAGGACAAACAATATACGCAGCAGGATTAA